A window from Mangifera indica cultivar Alphonso chromosome 2, CATAS_Mindica_2.1, whole genome shotgun sequence encodes these proteins:
- the LOC123205807 gene encoding uncharacterized protein LOC123205807 translates to MAWILGSVESNIILNLRPFKTAAEMWNYLKKLYSQHNTARRFQLEHELANLQQGSLTISDFYSSFINLWVEYTDIVYATLPPEGLSSVQCVHEITKRDQFLMKLRSEFESTRSNLMNRETVPSLDACLNDLFREEQRLLTQATMEQLKSTSVPMAYAAQGRPKGRDMSTIQCFCCKGFGHYASNCSKKFCNYCKKDGHIIKECPIRPPKRSGTAYTVSVGSSSAGSSVDTAHLTQSAPAPVQSVTPEMIQQMIISAFSALGLSGSAFGEDDRKGA, encoded by the exons ATGGCATGGATTCTAGGATCTGTGGAATCCAACATCATCTTGAATCTTCGACCCTTCAAAACTGCAGCTGAAATGTGGAATTATCTAAAAAAACTCTACAGTCAACACAACACTGCTCGTCGATTTCAACTTGAACATGAGCTAGCAAATCTTCAACAGGGCAGTCTCACTATCTCTGATTTTTATTCTAGCTTCATAAATCTTTGGGTTGAATATACTGATATTGTCTATGCTACCTTACCGCCCGAAGGTCTTAGCTCTGTTCAATGTGTACATGAAATTACTAAGAGGGATCAATTTCTTATGAAACTAAGATCTGAATTTGAAAGCACCAGGTCTAATCTGATGAATCGAGAAACAGTCCCATCCTTGGATGCATGTCTCAATGATTTATTTCGCGAAGAGCAACGACTTCTTACTCAAGCCACCATGGAACAACTTAAATCCACTTCTGTTCCTATGGCTTATGCAGCTCAAGGTAGGCCAAAAGGTAGGGACATGAGTACTATTCAGTGTTTTTGTTGCAAAGGATTTGGCCATTATGCTtcaaattgttcaaaaaaattttgcaactaTTGCAAAAAGGATGGGCATATCATCAAGGAATGTCCTATTCGACCCCCCAAGAGATCTGGAACAGCATATACTGTCTCAGTTGGTTCCTCTAGTGCTGGTAGTTCTGTGGATACAGCACATCTGACACAAAGTGCTCCTGCTCCTGTTCAATCTGTGACACCTGAAATGATTCAACAAATGATCATTTCTGCATTTTCCGCATTAGGACTCTCAG GATCAGCATTCGGGGAAGATGATCGCAAGGGGGCCTAA